In a genomic window of Streptomyces sp. NBC_01231:
- a CDS encoding FAD-dependent monooxygenase, which translates to MDPVIIVGAGPVGLTLALALARQDVPSVVLDEGPGKDEPRLARTVVLREDTTALMERLTGRPLAEAGVHWAGWRSLRRKQVMREVTFGATVTDDDPSLDAGPAPLHLAQHVLTGALRAALLGERLVKIAVDSRLDGVEQEPSGVTAHTRGPKGTWWRGSYLIGCDGPRSTVRKVQDIRFPGRTAVERHAVAALRAELPRPDEALLHRMPPWRTSGPSVGEVTGRPLPDGVWRLDWLLPPGKDLVTPELLVARVRETLAGWTDGPTPPYELLDTGVHTVHHRLARRWRAGRVFLAGDAAHLLGALGTHGLDEGLRDADNLAWKLALAWHHGPHEALLDSYQAERRAVVAARLRAADQALPLLRGGGGLRAYVPGSARGHDALLTDGHLGRGALGAPGAYADSPLAPRHLEGEAPVATEPGAPVTDVQVTAEDGSFVRLRDRLGRGALLVVLVAPGTGVWERKHWVSAGIMPRLAAAVAALPHPAELLVTEEYPGAAPHTVLLVRPDGHLVAALTGVRPADLYAAAEAAIGGPAKAQAGAGAGVRAGSR; encoded by the coding sequence GTGGACCCGGTGATCATCGTCGGAGCGGGGCCCGTCGGGCTCACGCTCGCCCTTGCGCTGGCGCGTCAGGACGTGCCGTCCGTCGTGCTCGACGAGGGGCCGGGCAAGGACGAACCGCGCCTCGCCCGCACCGTCGTGCTGCGCGAGGACACCACCGCCCTCATGGAGCGGCTGACCGGCAGGCCACTCGCCGAGGCCGGAGTCCATTGGGCCGGATGGCGGTCGTTGCGGCGCAAGCAGGTGATGCGCGAGGTCACTTTCGGCGCGACGGTCACCGACGACGACCCCTCCCTCGACGCCGGCCCCGCACCCCTGCACCTTGCCCAGCACGTGCTGACCGGCGCCCTGCGCGCCGCCCTCCTCGGCGAACGACTCGTCAAGATCGCCGTGGACAGCCGTCTCGACGGCGTGGAACAGGAGCCCTCGGGCGTCACCGCGCACACCCGCGGCCCCAAGGGCACCTGGTGGCGCGGCAGCTACCTGATCGGCTGCGACGGTCCCCGTTCGACCGTCCGCAAGGTTCAGGACATCCGCTTCCCGGGCCGTACGGCGGTGGAACGGCACGCAGTCGCCGCCCTGCGCGCGGAACTCCCCCGTCCCGACGAGGCGTTGCTCCACCGGATGCCCCCGTGGCGCACCTCCGGCCCCTCCGTCGGCGAGGTCACCGGTCGCCCCCTGCCCGATGGGGTGTGGCGCCTCGACTGGCTGCTACCGCCGGGCAAGGACCTCGTCACGCCCGAGCTGCTGGTGGCACGCGTCCGGGAGACCCTGGCCGGCTGGACCGACGGTCCGACACCGCCCTACGAGCTCCTCGACACCGGCGTCCACACGGTCCACCACCGGCTTGCCCGGCGGTGGCGAGCGGGCCGCGTCTTCCTCGCCGGGGACGCGGCGCACCTGCTCGGCGCGCTCGGCACGCACGGGCTCGACGAGGGGCTCCGGGACGCCGACAACCTCGCCTGGAAGCTGGCGCTGGCCTGGCACCACGGGCCGCACGAGGCGCTGCTCGACAGCTACCAGGCGGAACGGCGCGCGGTCGTCGCCGCCCGGCTGCGCGCCGCCGATCAGGCGCTGCCGCTGCTGCGTGGCGGCGGGGGGCTGCGCGCCTACGTCCCCGGTTCGGCCCGCGGCCACGACGCACTCCTCACGGACGGTCACTTGGGGCGCGGAGCGTTGGGTGCGCCGGGGGCGTACGCCGACTCACCGCTCGCTCCCCGGCACCTCGAAGGAGAGGCCCCCGTCGCCACGGAACCCGGTGCGCCCGTCACCGATGTACAGGTCACCGCGGAGGACGGTTCCTTCGTACGGCTGCGGGACCGCCTCGGCCGTGGCGCGCTGCTCGTCGTCCTGGTCGCACCGGGCACCGGCGTGTGGGAACGCAAGCACTGGGTGAGCGCCGGGATCATGCCCCGGCTGGCGGCCGCGGTCGCCGCGCTGCCGCATCCCGCGGAGCTGCTGGTCACCGAGGAGTACCCGGGCGCGGCCCCCCACACCGTCCTTCTCGTACGACCGGACGGTCACCTGGTCGCCGCTCTCACCGGGGTCCGGCCGGCCGACCTGTACGCGGCGGCCGAGGCGGCGATCGGCGGTCCCGCCAAGGCGCAGGCAGGAGCCGGGGCGGGGGTCAGGGCGGGGTCGCGCTGA